The genomic DNA TGGCCTCCTTTGTCGATCCGAAGCGCAAGCTGTCCAAGGAATCGGCGGCCTTCAAGCGCTCAATTGTGCAGCTGGTTGACAAGGTAGGATCGGAATTTGAAGAAATCCCGCTCATTTCCCGCAGAAGATTGCCTCGGCAGCTTATCCATTATGCGGTGGCGCGTAATGTTACCCGGATCGTTATGGGACATTCCCGGCAGACCCGGTGGCAGGAGCTGGTTAGAGGTTCGCTGGTAAACGGGATTTTTAAGCGGATGAAAAATATGGACCTGCTGCTTATTGCTGACCGCGCCGAGCAGGAGGGTGAACGTATTTTGCCGACGATGAGGCAGGAAGAAGACAATGATCCATACCATCGTCTGAGCGACGAGGAAGCGCAGGCTGAGGCTGCCAAAATCCGGCGTGGCAAGCTCAAGGTATATATTGGTGCCGCTCCCGGTGTCGGCAAGACGTACACGATGCTCAGAGAGGGAAATGATCTGCTGACAAGTGGGATTGATGTAGTTATCGGACTGCTGGAAACGCATGGAAGGGCGGAAACGCTGGCACAAGTAGGCTCGCTGGATACCGTTTCCCGCCAGATTATCGAGCGTCATGGCGTATATTTGGAGGAAATGGACACGGAAGCGATTCTCAAGCGTAATCCCGAGGTGGTCCTTATTGATGAGCTGGCACATACCAATGTTCCCGGCAGTTCGAGATCCAAACGCTATGAGGATGTATTGACGATTTTGGATCAAGGAATTTCTGTCATTTCTACAATGAATGTACAGCACCTGGAAAGCCTGAATGATGCGGTCGAGCAGATTACCGGCATTCGGGTGAGAGAGACCGTTCCCGACCGTATGATGCGGCTGGCCGATGAGGTACAGCTCATTGATGTGGCTCCCAAATCGTTGCAGCAGCGTATGCGTGATGGCAAAATATACGATCCTACCAAAGTGGAGCAGGCGCTTAGCCATTTTTTTAAATTAGGTAATCTGATTGCCCTGCGGGAGCTTGCTTTGCGGGAATTGGCAGATGATGTAGACGAACGGCTGGAATCCTGGGATCGGCACGAATCGCTTAGAGGGCCGTGGCGTAGAGAGGAAGTAATCTTCGTAGGGGTTACGCTCAGTAATAATGCTGAAAGACTGATTCGACGCGGCTTTCGTATTGCTTTTCGTCTGAAGGCGGTGTGGATCGTGACCTATGTTCATGTCGGTATAAGCATTCCGGAGAAGCTAAATTCCCGGGTGGAACAGTTGAAAATGCTAACCCACCGTCTGGGAGGAACCTTCGAAATCCGGCTTGTTTCCAGTCGGAGAGAGATTGCTGACATATTAATTACTCCGGTGGAAGGGTATACGGGTACGCAGTTAATTGTGGGGCAGTCTTCCAGAAGCAGCCGTTGGGGAAAGGATGCGGTCGTTCCGCAAATTCTTCGTCAAGCGCGTCATATGGACGTTCTGATCGTGGCGGACTATGACCCGGACATCAAGCTGGAGGAGGGGGATTGAATCGCCCAATCCTTTTATAAATAGTCAAATGCTGGTTTCCGGTTGTTCAGTGCTTTCATAGTATATTCTATCTCAAAGAATTGGAGGCGAATTTGAATATGTTTAAACATCATCCGCGTCATTGTCATTTTCCTAAGCCCAAAAAACGTTTCTTTAAGAAGATTATCAAAACAACGGTGTTTACAATTAAATTTGTACCTAAAGTTAAACGTCGTCATTTCATTCATGAAGAATGTGGTTTTCTGAAAGAACATCACCATCACCACCGGAAACATCGTCATCATCGTCACCATCACTGTCATCGTCCATGTCATCACAAATTCTACTAAGATTAAGGCAATGGAGGCGGGCTTGAATGCCCGCCTTTTACTACATAAGGGTTGTGAAGAAATTCTAGCATAAAAAATGCTTGCTCTAAAATAGGCGCTGTGCTATTCTACCAGTAAATAGATTGGACGTGACGGAAGCACCGTTCACCAACCGTATGTACTTCGTGTACTTACGGATGGGTGAACGGTGCTTTTTTGCGTTGTTGTTTTGGGGAGGGGATGAGCGTCATGATTCCGGTAAAAGTAGTGCTGGCTGTAGAAAGCCGGGATTATATTGAGCCACTGCTGAATTATGTACATGGAAGCGAGTACGCCAGGAGGCTGAGGGTAACGGCATTTTCGCAGCCGGAGGCATTTCGCCAATACATGATGGAAACCGCTGGAATGAAAAAGTCGGATGTTGTAGTGGGTGAAGCCGCTTTTTTGAGTCTGTGGACAGATCGGGAGGCTTCTGATATTCCTTGTCTGGTGCTACATGAGGGAGAACAGGTGAGCGAATACGGACAACCTTTATTAAAATATCAGCCCTTGTCTGAACTGGTGGGCTTTATTTTGGAAACGGCGAGACAGCGGACAAGTGGGCGGCAGATCGTAAACAGCCGGGAAGGCGGAATGATTATTGGCATGGTTGCAGCCTCCGGTGGACTGGGCAAGACAACGGCCGCGCTCAATATATCCAAGCAGCTGGGAAATGAGGGGTATTCGGTTTTTTATTTGAATTTGGAAACGGTGGATTCAAGTTCGTTGTTCACGGGTTCCGGCAGTTCTAGTGGAGCAGAAGGAGAGGGGCTGTCCAGACTGCTTTATGATCTCAAGGCGATGAGACATGACGGAAATCCCTTATCTGTCGCTTCGTATTGTGTGCGCCGTTCTGAAATTCAGGCCGACACCTTTCAACCTGTCGATAACCGCAAGGAACTGATAGACATGACCTGTGATGAAGCGGTAGAGCTGATTCGGACGATTGCCGAAAGTGGACAGTATGATGTCATAATCGTAGATGGCGAGTCTGAAAATAGTGATCGGGCTCAAGCTGTGCTTAAAGCCAGTCATAGGCTGATTTGGCTGCTGGCAGACGACTTAATGAGCATGCACAAATGCGGGCTATGGCTGGATGTTCTGGAAGCCACACAGCCGGAAGGATTTGAAGCCATGCTGACCAAAACCCGCTTTGTGGTAAACCGTTATATGGGAACTATGACCAACTCGTTACCTCGGGATTTTATGGAGCTGAGCGGGGCGTTGCCTTACATTCCTTCATGGAAGCAGATGCAGCATCGTGAGCTGCTGCTTAGTTCGCCGATTTATCAGCGGGAAATTCGCCAGCTGTGCCGCGAACTGCTGAATGTGGAGACTGTAACACAGCCGCCCGCCGCTTGGGCTTAAAGGGGGCCGATGAACATGAATGAAGAACGGTTTCGTGCACTACGAGCGGATATTCGTGGAGGTCTGGACGTCACATCCTCAGTAGGGGATGCAGAGTTAGTGCGGCATATTGAAAATCGAATTTTGCATGACACAGAGCTGGCAGGTTTGACCTCCAGAGAAAAGCATGCGCTGGTCCGCAAAGTTTTTAATTCCTTCCGTGGGCTGGATGTGCTCCAGCCATTGATTGATGACCCCACGGTTACGGAAATTATGATTAACAGTCACCGCGAAATTTTTGTGGAGCGGGCGGGCGAGGTGATCCAGGCACCCGATCAATTTGAATCCCGTGAGCGACTGGAGGATTTGATCCAGACGATTGTAGCTGGGGTGAACCGGATTGTGAATGAGTCTTCACCGATTGTCGACGCCAGGTTGAAGGACGGGTCACGTGTAAATATTGTGCTACCGCCAGTCGCTCTCAAGGGGCCGACGATGACGATTCGGAAGTTTCCCGAGCGTCCGATGACGATGGATGATTTGATACGAATGGGGGCACTGGATGCAGAAGCCGCCCATATGCTCAAGGACTTGGTACGCAGCAAGTACAACATTTTTATAAGTGGGGGTACGGGTTCTGGTAAAACCACCTTTCTGAATGCACTATCCCAGTTTATCCCGCCGTCGGAACGGATTATTACGATTGAAGATTCCGCAGAGCTGCAAATTGTAACCGTCCCTAATCTGGTTTCCATGGAAACACGGAATGCCAACACCGAGGGTAAGGGCGAAATCACGATTCGTGATCTGATTCGTTCCTCCCTGCGTATGCGGCCCAATCGCATTGTGGTGGGTGAGGTCAGGGGGAGTGAGGCTTTGGATATGCTGCAAGCAATGAATACAGGACATGATGGGTCGTTATCGACGGGGCACGCGAATAATATCCGTGATATGGTCAGCAGATTGGAAACGATGGTACTGGGAGGGGCTGATCTTCCGCTTGATGTGGTGCGGCAACAGATCAGCTCGGCCATTGATATATTCGTGCATCTGTCACGATTGCGTGACAAATCCAGACGGGTGCTGGAAATTAGCGAGGTAACTGGCTTTGAAAATGGTGAAGTGGTGCTCAATCCGCTCTATCGTTTTCAGGAGCGGGGTGAAAGTAAAGGACGCATCGTCGGAGTGCTGGAGCGTTGCGGTGAAGGTCTGCAACATACGCTGAAGCTGCAAATGGCCGGGATGAAGCCGGAAAGCTGGAGCAGGGGGGAAGCGTCGGTATGAAGCCAGGAAAAGCGGCTGTGAAGCCGGAGCAAGTATCCCGTCAGGCTACTTCCCTGCCAGACTACACGGTATATACACTGTCACCTGTGCAAAAAAGCCTGTGTATCCTCTTTAGTGGCGTGCTATTCGCGATGATCGGCTATCTTTTTTATCATCAATGGATATTGTCGTTGCTGTGCGCTGCTGGGGCTTTGGTGACGCCTCGTTATTTTCGGCAGTTTTTGCTGCAACGGCGCAGGTCGGCGCTAAGCATTCAATTCAAGCAGGCTTTATATTCGCTCTCGTCTTCCCTTTCCGCGGGAAGGTCGGTGGAGAACGGCTTTCGTGAGGCGGTGGAGGATTTGAGGCTGCTTAGCCCGGATGGAGATCATGATCTGATTTTTGAATTTAACATTATTACAGCCTATCTGGAAATTGGACAACCCGTGGAGACAGCTCTGCAGGATTTTGCTCATCGGGCGCAGATGGAGGATATTACGAATTTTGCGGACGTGTTTGCAGCTTGCAAACGAACCGGGGGTGATCTGGTGGAGGTCGTACGACGGGCTTCAAGTGTTATAGGGGAGAAGCTGGAAATTCAGCAAGAGATCGGTGTGATGATCGCGCAGAAACGTTTTGAATCGAGAGTTATGTTTGCGGCGCCTTTTTTGTTTGTACTGTTTATGACCATGACTGCGGGAGATTACATGATGCCGTTATACAGCGGGACAGGTATGATTTTGTCTACCTTTTGCCTATTGGTGCTTGGTGGATGCCTCGTATGGATTAACCACATTATGAAAATTGAGGTGTAAGGAGAGATAGGCGTGGTGATGTTGGTTTGTCTGGTCATGCTGGTTCTGCAAGTGGGAGGTTGGGTGGTGCTGAACCGGATATATGGTGCTAAGTATGCGTGCTTTCGTCATATGAAACTGGAAGGACTGCGGCTGCAAAGGCTCTCGGTTCCTTTCGTACACATGATCCATGCTTCACGTGCCGCCCAAAGACTGCCTTTGCTGATGTTCAAGCTACAGCGCTCGGTACAAAAGCTGTACGGTATGCGCAACAGTGGGGAAAAAACGATGCTTTTTCTGGCCGAAATGGTGGGTTACGGATACATGATGGCGGCTGGTGGAGCTTTAATATCGCTCATGATGGGCGGGGATACGACCGGGCTAGTGCTCGGATTGGGGCTGGGTATTCTGGTGCCCATCGCGTTGGTCAAGGATTTGCACGGGAAGGTACAGAAGCGGGATCAGCAAATTTTAATGGAGTTACCTGAATTGCTGAGTAAAATCATGCTTTTGGTCGGTGCAGGCGAGACGGTACAGCGGGCATTGCTTCATTGCGTGGAGCGCAAAGGGGCGGATACGGTACATCCGTTGTATCGGGAGCTGCGTCAGACGGTGGGGGAATGGGAAAGTGGCTATTCCTTTCAACAGGCATTTGAGCATTTGAGCAAGCGCTGCGGCATTCAGGAAATGACGGTGTTTACGACAACGGTGTTGCTGAATATGAGACGCGGCGGAAGCGATTTTGTGATGGCTTTACGTGAGTTGTCCCAGACATTATGGAGCAAGCGGACTTCAATTAGCCGCACAAGAGGAGAGCAGGCTTCATCTA from Paenibacillus sp. FSL R10-2782 includes the following:
- a CDS encoding CpaF family protein — translated: MNEERFRALRADIRGGLDVTSSVGDAELVRHIENRILHDTELAGLTSREKHALVRKVFNSFRGLDVLQPLIDDPTVTEIMINSHREIFVERAGEVIQAPDQFESRERLEDLIQTIVAGVNRIVNESSPIVDARLKDGSRVNIVLPPVALKGPTMTIRKFPERPMTMDDLIRMGALDAEAAHMLKDLVRSKYNIFISGGTGSGKTTFLNALSQFIPPSERIITIEDSAELQIVTVPNLVSMETRNANTEGKGEITIRDLIRSSLRMRPNRIVVGEVRGSEALDMLQAMNTGHDGSLSTGHANNIRDMVSRLETMVLGGADLPLDVVRQQISSAIDIFVHLSRLRDKSRRVLEISEVTGFENGEVVLNPLYRFQERGESKGRIVGVLERCGEGLQHTLKLQMAGMKPESWSRGEASV
- a CDS encoding type II secretion system F family protein, encoding MLVCLVMLVLQVGGWVVLNRIYGAKYACFRHMKLEGLRLQRLSVPFVHMIHASRAAQRLPLLMFKLQRSVQKLYGMRNSGEKTMLFLAEMVGYGYMMAAGGALISLMMGGDTTGLVLGLGLGILVPIALVKDLHGKVQKRDQQILMELPELLSKIMLLVGAGETVQRALLHCVERKGADTVHPLYRELRQTVGEWESGYSFQQAFEHLSKRCGIQEMTVFTTTVLLNMRRGGSDFVMALRELSQTLWSKRTSISRTRGEQASSKLVFPMALILLTVIVLVGAPALMMMNM
- a CDS encoding ParA family protein translates to MIPVKVVLAVESRDYIEPLLNYVHGSEYARRLRVTAFSQPEAFRQYMMETAGMKKSDVVVGEAAFLSLWTDREASDIPCLVLHEGEQVSEYGQPLLKYQPLSELVGFILETARQRTSGRQIVNSREGGMIIGMVAASGGLGKTTAALNISKQLGNEGYSVFYLNLETVDSSSLFTGSGSSSGAEGEGLSRLLYDLKAMRHDGNPLSVASYCVRRSEIQADTFQPVDNRKELIDMTCDEAVELIRTIAESGQYDVIIVDGESENSDRAQAVLKASHRLIWLLADDLMSMHKCGLWLDVLEATQPEGFEAMLTKTRFVVNRYMGTMTNSLPRDFMELSGALPYIPSWKQMQHRELLLSSPIYQREIRQLCRELLNVETVTQPPAAWA
- a CDS encoding histidine kinase, which encodes MESFKRKSPEEILDSINKLHRGRLKIYIGAVSGSGKTYHMLQEGQSLQHEGIDVVICAVSTMQRRETVEQVGTLERVPSIHWVQDGAEQKDLNLKALEERNPEVVLVDHLAHRNREGAPFPTRLEDIQYLLELGISVITTVNVYELEGITEWVYQLTGIEAEYTVPIDTLELADEIRLIDVTPETILERLAKGYMHTPNPEMFHRGNLGKLRELALRLVAEDVNDSLERHREELGLHGASGAAERILVPVQYHWNGSIYVRRGEQVAKRLGGDMLVASFVDPKRKLSKESAAFKRSIVQLVDKVGSEFEEIPLISRRRLPRQLIHYAVARNVTRIVMGHSRQTRWQELVRGSLVNGIFKRMKNMDLLLIADRAEQEGERILPTMRQEEDNDPYHRLSDEEAQAEAAKIRRGKLKVYIGAAPGVGKTYTMLREGNDLLTSGIDVVIGLLETHGRAETLAQVGSLDTVSRQIIERHGVYLEEMDTEAILKRNPEVVLIDELAHTNVPGSSRSKRYEDVLTILDQGISVISTMNVQHLESLNDAVEQITGIRVRETVPDRMMRLADEVQLIDVAPKSLQQRMRDGKIYDPTKVEQALSHFFKLGNLIALRELALRELADDVDERLESWDRHESLRGPWRREEVIFVGVTLSNNAERLIRRGFRIAFRLKAVWIVTYVHVGISIPEKLNSRVEQLKMLTHRLGGTFEIRLVSSRREIADILITPVEGYTGTQLIVGQSSRSSRWGKDAVVPQILRQARHMDVLIVADYDPDIKLEEGD
- a CDS encoding type II secretion system F family protein — encoded protein: MKPGKAAVKPEQVSRQATSLPDYTVYTLSPVQKSLCILFSGVLFAMIGYLFYHQWILSLLCAAGALVTPRYFRQFLLQRRRSALSIQFKQALYSLSSSLSAGRSVENGFREAVEDLRLLSPDGDHDLIFEFNIITAYLEIGQPVETALQDFAHRAQMEDITNFADVFAACKRTGGDLVEVVRRASSVIGEKLEIQQEIGVMIAQKRFESRVMFAAPFLFVLFMTMTAGDYMMPLYSGTGMILSTFCLLVLGGCLVWINHIMKIEV